Proteins encoded together in one Rana temporaria chromosome 6, aRanTem1.1, whole genome shotgun sequence window:
- the LOC120943823 gene encoding uncharacterized protein LOC120943823 produces the protein MGNRHLKSLHSGSGGKWIQARVFLSATRTTLDHISSQRSGESKSSGSPSRRVVRPEGPDSGSSVRSEQRVLFPHFCHQKAVRKVSAYSESSVSKSIDPIQTLQDGDSLFYQESALPKLFYGHVGPQGCLPTCPDPSGFPEIPENSSKDGIGNQALPVSGPPLRSVLFPSYLHKGIGGSAGATKIKGDNYHPLPGRSINSGRVPPEITSRSSDCTRLPSIPGLVDKQGKVFPRSSPEGEVPGLRLLLSSPKSFSPRREGLQDGASSVSLTDQSVGFTEGNFKDGRSHDLVFPCGTMGKVPSETIAEIPSGKLGRGRQVPRVKSLVTDQGKEKFVVVEEKSAPNKRPALVHLDIQEDHDGRKCLGVGSPPQRPGRTGEMVLEGSKSLIEPEGAASGAKSPASFSIGGQGSQSPDPVRQHCDSGVPQQTRRHEESNSSRNRTKHFVLGRSKSRLNFSSAPEGDAKQFGRLPQSPQGGARQLVTSSRSLFGDHQQMGLSRSGSVRKSGQPQNRGVLFSKPRGSITGDRCPGESVALQPLLRISANQTHSGSAPEVSPRRNRSYSDRPLLAQEAMVFPATVSGLGASTETSEQRGLAVAGSSVTPTGGFIKLDSLVSEEKILKAQGFSDKVIRTLVNCRKPVTRAIYSKVWKKFNSWLSENQRSTHDVPSILEFFQEGVDKGLSVSTLKVQAAAISVFLQFSLLENPMVARFFKSISRARPVVVRSCPTWDLSLVLQTLVEFPFEPLEDISVKLLTLKTIFLVAITSARRVSELQALSVREPFLTIFEDRVVLKTDPGFLPKVASTFHRSQDIVLPSFCSSPQGDQEKKFSFLDVRRTLLAYLEVTKVFRKTDALFVLFSGTHKGKGASKATLARWIKQAISESYKIREVPTPFVTAHSTRALAASWAERAGASPEQICKAATWSSYSTFIKHYRLDLLSAQEQAFGRKVLQAVVPP, from the coding sequence atgggcaaCCGTCACCTCAAGTCCCTTCATTCTGGATCTGGTGGCAAATGGATACAGGCTAGAGTTTTCCTGTCGGCCACCAGAACGACTCTTGATCACATCTCCTCCCAAAGATCGGGAGAAAGCAAGAGCTCTGGGTCTCCAAGTAGGAGAGTTGTTAGACCAGAAGGTCCTGATTCCGGTTCCTCGGTCAGATCAGAACAAAGGGTTTTATTCCCACATTTTTGTCATCAGAAAGCCGTCAGGAAAGTATCGGCTTATTCTGAATCTTCGGTCTCTAAATCAATCGATCCGATACAAACACTTCAGGATGGAGACAGTCTTTTCTATCAAGAATCTGCTTTACCCAAACTGTTTTATGGCCACGTTGGACCTCAGGGATGCTTACCTACATGTCCCGATCCATCCGGCTTTCCAGAGATTCCTGAGAATAGCAGTAAAGATGGGATCGGAAATCAGGCACTTCCAGTTTCAGGCCCTCCCCTTCGGTCTGTCCTCTTCCCCTCGTATCTTCACAAAGGTATTGGGGGAAGCGCTGGCGCCACTAAGATTAAAGGCGATAACTATCATCCCTTACCTGGACGATCTATTAATAGTGGCAGAGTCCCGCCAGAAATTACTAGCAGATCTTCAGACTGTACTCGACTTCCTTCAATCCCTGGGCTGGTTGATAAACAGGGAAAAGTCTTCCCTAGATCCAGCCCAGAAGGTGAAGTACCTGGGTTACGACTTTTGCTCAGTAGTCCAAAAAGTTTTTCTCCCAGAAGAGAAGGTCTCCAAGATGGTGCAAGCAGTGTCAGCCTTACAGACCAATCAGTTGGTTTCACTGAGGGAAATTTCAAGGACGGTAGGTCTCATGACCTCGTGTTTCCCTGCGGTACCATGGGCAAGGTTCCATCAGAGACCATTGCAGAGATTCCTTCTGGAAAATTGGGACGGGGACGCCAGGTCCCTAGAGTCAAAAGTTTGGTTACCGACCAAGGTAAAGAGAAGTTTGTGGTGGTGGAGGAAAAATCTGCACCTAACAAAAGGCCTGCCTTGGTCCATCTCGATATCCAAGAGGATCACGACGGACGCAAgtgcctgggggtggggagcccacctcAAAGACCAGGTCGCACAGGGGAAATGGTCCTTGAAGGAAGCAAGAGCCTCATCGAACCAGAGGGAGCTGCTAGCGGTGCAAAGAGCCCTGCAAGCTTTTCAATCGGAGGTCAGGGGTCACAATCTCCAGATCCTGTCAGACAACATTGCGACAGTGGCGTACCTCAACAAACAAGGAGGCACGAGGAGTCGAATTCTTCAAGGAATCGCACAAAACATTTTGTCTTGGGCAGAAGTAAATCTAGGCTCAATTTCAGCAGTGCACCTGAAGGGGACGCAAAACAGTTTGGCAGATTACCTCAGTCGCCACAGGGTGGAGCGAGACAATTGGTCACTTCATCCAGAAGTCTTTTTGGAGATCACCAACAAATGGGGTTGTCCCGAAGCGGATCTGTTCGCAAATCAGGACAACCGCAAAACAGAGGAGTTCTTTTCTCTAAACCCAGAGGATCGATCACTGGGGATAGATGCCCTGGCGAATCCGTGGCCCTTCAACCTCTGCTACGCATTTCCGCCAATCAGACTCATTCCGGAAGTGCTCCGGAAGTTTCTCCTAGAAGAAACAGATCTTATTCTGATCGCCCCCttctggcccaagaggccatggTTTTCCCTGCTACAGTCTCTGGTCTCGGAGCCTCCACTGAGACTTCAGAACAGAGAGGACTTGCTGTCGCAGGGTCCAGTGTCACACCCACAGGTGGTTTCATTAAGCTTGACAGCTTGGTATCTGAAGAGAAGATACTGAAGGCTCAGGGGTTTTCTGACAAGGTGATTAGAACCTTGGTAAATTGCAGAAAACCAGTCACTAGAGCCATCTATTCCAAGGTTTGGAAAAAGTTTAATTCATGGTTGTCTGAAAACCAAAGATCAACGCATGATGTTCCTTCTATTTTGGAATTTTTTCAAGAGGGTGTCGACAAGGGTCTTTCAGTTAGTACCTTAAAGGTACAGGCGGCAGCTATCAGCGTTTTCCTCCAGTTTTCTCTTTTGGAAAATCCCATGGTAGCTAGATTCTTTAAATCCATTTCAAGGGCCAGGCCAGTAGTGGTAAGAAGTTGTCCAACTTGGGACCTGTCCCTGGTACTTCAAACTCTGGTAGAGTTTCCCTTTGAGCCTTTGGAGGATATTTCTGTTAAATTACTTaccttaaaaactatttttttagtaGCTATTACCTCAGCTCGTAGAGTAAGCGAGTTACAGGCCTTATCAGTAAGGGAGCCTTTCCTCACGATTTTTGAGGATCGAGTTGTATTGAAAACTGATCCAGGTTTTTTGCCTAAGGTAGCTAGTACATTTCACAGATCacaagacattgtactgccatcctttTGTAGTTCACCACAGGGTGATCAGgaaaagaaatttagttttttagATGTAAGAAGAACCCTTCTTGCATATTTGGAGGTCACCAAGGTCTTCAGGAAGACAGACGctttatttgtccttttttcagGTACACACAAAGGTAAAGGTGCATCTAAAGCCACATTGGCTAGATGGATTAAGCAGGCCATCTCAGAATCCTATAAAATCAGAGAAGTTCCTACACCTTTTGTTACAGCACATTCAACAAGAGCTTTGGCTGCATCTTGGGCTGAGAGGGCTGGTGCTTCACCAGAACAAATCTGTAAAGCTGCCACATGGTCCAGTTATTCGACCTTTATTAAACATTATCGCCTGGATCTGCTATCCGCTCAAGAACAGGCGTTTGGTCGAAAGGTCCTTcaggcagttgtcccaccctag